In Polaromonas sp. JS666, one genomic interval encodes:
- a CDS encoding Ig-like domain-containing protein, with amino-acid sequence MRVHRFLSFLAPLLAVGFIATAPQPAGAQPKARFAPEISSFQVDVTDQLAPGSDLSFTLEGSPRGQASVRLSGINKNIVLREVERGVYEGSYTLSRRDRLGPQPTATATLRVRNASKVVTQALAAGPPPVASPPPPPAAPPLAIERFTVTPVARIEPGAELRFAAVGTPGARATLSIDGVVQGVPMQEVRPGRYEGAYTIRRNDNFPPSLNIVATLEGNGQTIRSRLNQALLVDARPPTVRNLAPQNNETVASGPVSVSATFDDSGGVGVDPKTVKIMIGGQDVTRNASITPQFLTWRGDLRPGAHSVEVTAADMAGNAVRQTWVFNVASPQTPPPAAMLPLQITSHANNAQISSGTVEVRGRTAPDTKVEVQVQVIASVAGFFGINQQVLNQTLRSDAGGNFVFSFKPQVTVPGARYEATITATRGDQHNETRLVLFQQR; translated from the coding sequence ATGCGAGTTCACCGCTTTCTTTCATTCCTCGCTCCGTTGCTGGCCGTCGGCTTCATCGCCACGGCGCCGCAGCCTGCAGGTGCGCAGCCCAAGGCGCGCTTTGCGCCGGAGATCAGCAGCTTCCAGGTCGACGTGACCGACCAGCTTGCACCCGGCAGCGACCTCAGCTTCACGCTGGAAGGCTCGCCGCGCGGGCAGGCCAGCGTCCGGCTGAGCGGCATCAACAAAAACATCGTGCTGCGCGAAGTCGAGCGCGGTGTTTATGAAGGCTCCTACACGTTGAGCCGGCGCGACCGGCTCGGCCCGCAGCCGACCGCGACCGCCACCCTGCGTGTGCGTAATGCCTCCAAGGTCGTGACCCAGGCCTTGGCCGCAGGCCCGCCCCCGGTGGCCAGCCCGCCGCCGCCTCCCGCCGCCCCACCCCTGGCGATCGAACGCTTCACCGTCACACCGGTGGCCCGCATCGAGCCCGGCGCCGAACTGCGCTTTGCCGCTGTCGGTACACCCGGCGCGCGCGCCACGCTGAGCATCGACGGCGTGGTGCAGGGCGTGCCCATGCAGGAGGTGCGCCCGGGCCGCTATGAAGGCGCCTACACCATACGCCGCAACGACAACTTCCCGCCCTCGCTCAACATCGTCGCCACCCTGGAGGGCAACGGCCAGACGATCCGCTCGCGGCTGAACCAGGCGCTGCTGGTGGACGCCCGCCCGCCCACCGTGCGAAACCTTGCACCGCAAAACAATGAGACCGTCGCAAGCGGCCCGGTGTCGGTGTCCGCAACGTTTGATGACAGCGGCGGTGTCGGCGTGGACCCCAAGACCGTGAAGATCATGATCGGCGGCCAGGACGTGACGCGCAATGCCAGCATCACGCCCCAGTTCCTGACCTGGCGCGGCGATTTGCGGCCCGGCGCCCACTCGGTGGAAGTCACCGCTGCCGACATGGCCGGCAATGCCGTGCGCCAGACCTGGGTGTTCAATGTGGCCAGCCCGCAAACCCCGCCGCCGGCCGCCATGCTGCCCCTGCAGATCACCAGCCACGCCAACAATGCACAGATCAGCAGCGGCACCGTCGAGGTACGCGGGCGCACCGCCCCGGATACCAAGGTGGAGGTGCAGGTCCAGGTGATCGCCTCGGTGGCCGGCTTTTTCGGCATCAACCAGCAGGTGCTGAACCAGACCCTGCGTTCGGATGCCGGCGGCAACTTTGTTTTCAGCTTCAAGCCGCAAGTGACCGTACCCGGCGCGCGCTACGAAGCCACCATCACGGCGACCAGAGGCGACCAGCACAACGAGACCCGGCTGGTGCTGTTCCAGCAACGTTGA
- a CDS encoding Bug family tripartite tricarboxylate transporter substrate binding protein: MNFKRRTLMTTTLMTAALSGLASLNGAATAQTAASTSSGQAWPDKPVRIVVPYAPGGTTDYAARQIAQKLTEQTRQSFYVENKAGASGTIGTDLVAKAAPDGYTLLTNDTTYAMLPSLFAKLPWDHANGLVPVTTIAQTPVVLVVGNASPFKTLAELVAHAQKNPGKLNFGSGGAGSSTHLSAELLKKEGRLFITHIPYKGAGDAMLGVMSGQVDLLITASPTAIPQIRGGKVRALAVTGDKRLPSLPDVPTFKEAGLRGYTVTNWFGLAAPRGTPPAIVDKLQAEIKKALADPALRERFAQQGAQPGGMSPADFAAFIKQETVIWSAVAKLASVKPE; the protein is encoded by the coding sequence TTGAACTTCAAACGACGCACCCTGATGACCACGACCCTGATGACGGCGGCACTGTCTGGCCTGGCCAGCCTGAACGGCGCGGCCACCGCCCAAACCGCCGCTTCGACAAGCTCAGGACAGGCCTGGCCCGACAAGCCGGTGCGCATTGTGGTGCCTTATGCACCGGGCGGAACGACGGACTACGCCGCCCGTCAAATAGCGCAAAAGCTGACGGAGCAGACCCGGCAGTCCTTCTATGTCGAGAACAAGGCTGGTGCCAGCGGCACCATAGGCACCGACCTGGTGGCCAAGGCGGCGCCCGACGGCTACACGCTGCTGACCAACGACACCACGTACGCGATGCTGCCTTCGCTGTTTGCCAAACTGCCTTGGGATCACGCCAACGGCCTGGTGCCCGTGACCACCATCGCGCAGACGCCGGTAGTGCTGGTGGTGGGCAACGCCTCGCCTTTTAAAACGCTGGCCGAACTGGTTGCCCATGCACAAAAAAATCCGGGAAAGCTCAACTTTGGCTCGGGCGGCGCGGGCAGCTCCACCCACCTTTCGGCGGAACTGCTCAAGAAGGAAGGCAGGCTTTTCATCACACACATCCCTTACAAGGGGGCCGGCGACGCTATGCTGGGCGTGATGTCCGGCCAGGTGGACCTGCTTATCACCGCCAGCCCCACGGCGATTCCGCAGATCAGGGGTGGCAAGGTGCGCGCACTGGCCGTCACCGGCGACAAACGCCTGCCCAGCCTGCCCGATGTGCCGACCTTCAAGGAAGCGGGCTTGCGCGGCTACACGGTCACCAACTGGTTTGGCCTGGCAGCCCCGAGGGGAACGCCTCCCGCCATCGTGGACAAGCTGCAGGCCGAGATAAAAAAGGCCTTGGCCGATCCGGCCTTGCGTGAGCGCTTTGCCCAGCAGGGCGCACAGCCTGGCGGCATGAGCCCTGCCGATTTTGCGGCCTTCATCAAGCAGGAAACCGTCATCTGGAGTGCCGTCGCGAAGCTGGCGAGCGTCAAGCCCGAGTAA
- a CDS encoding VOC family protein, producing the protein MSPSVFNRSTEDVGNIVEFGHVNVRVPDQQQAIIFYIMGLGLTRDPYLMTGVDNAWINVGTCQFHLPVGPAQVLRGVTGLVLPDPDALVARLTQVAPRLKGTKFAFARTGECVDVTCPWGNRIRVHAPDPSRFGRMTLGMPYVEIDSAPGTAAGITRFYREILAAPAHRGHDAGGVFVRIPIGLGESLVFRDTARALPPFDGHHVQIAVADFSGVHRRLLERDLITEESNQSQYRFQDITDLDTGEVLATLEHEVRSMRHPLYARPLVNRSA; encoded by the coding sequence ATGAGCCCCTCCGTTTTCAACCGCAGCACCGAAGACGTCGGCAACATCGTCGAGTTCGGTCACGTCAATGTCCGCGTGCCAGACCAGCAGCAGGCGATCATCTTCTACATCATGGGCCTGGGCCTCACCCGCGACCCCTACCTGATGACCGGTGTGGACAACGCCTGGATCAATGTCGGCACCTGCCAGTTCCACTTGCCGGTTGGGCCGGCGCAGGTGCTGCGCGGCGTGACCGGTCTCGTCCTGCCCGATCCGGACGCTTTGGTCGCACGGCTGACGCAGGTGGCGCCCCGGCTGAAAGGCACGAAGTTTGCCTTTGCCCGCACCGGCGAATGCGTGGATGTCACCTGTCCCTGGGGCAACCGCATCCGCGTGCACGCGCCAGACCCCTCACGTTTTGGCCGCATGACGCTGGGCATGCCCTATGTGGAGATTGACAGCGCCCCCGGCACCGCCGCAGGTATCACCCGCTTCTACCGCGAGATCCTTGCGGCGCCGGCCCACCGTGGCCACGACGCCGGCGGCGTTTTCGTGCGCATTCCCATCGGCCTCGGCGAGAGTCTGGTGTTTCGCGACACCGCACGCGCGCTGCCGCCCTTCGACGGCCATCACGTGCAGATCGCCGTCGCCGATTTTTCGGGCGTGCACCGGCGTCTGCTCGAACGCGACCTGATCACCGAGGAAAGCAACCAGAGCCAGTACCGCTTTCAGGACATCACCGACCTGGACACCGGCGAGGTGCTGGCCACCCTCGAGCACGAGGTACGCAGCATGCGCCACCCCCTGTACGCACGCCCCCTGGTCAATCGAAGCGCATAA
- a CDS encoding ketopantoate reductase family protein, translated as MKICVLGAGALGCAIGGVLTEAGHEVWLINRNAEQVDAMNSRGLILRDDGADRAVQVHAATTAQGVNMDTGAVDLVIVLVKSFHTRQAMEAATSLLGPDTAVLSLQNGLGHEGILAEIVGRERVLAGKTYVGGTQLAAGHVIVGTRGKDTHIGELDGRITGRVQRIADTFNRAGLDTTVSDNIMGTIWDKLLINVATGALTGITRLTYGQLYRQPELEACGVAAVAEAMTVAEASGIRLSITDPRDAWLKAGAGLPDEFKTSMLQSLEKGSVTEIDFVNGSVVRWGAKCGVPTPVNQALVACIKGIELGLPGSSSH; from the coding sequence GTGAAGATTTGTGTTCTGGGCGCCGGCGCGCTGGGTTGCGCCATCGGCGGTGTGTTGACCGAGGCCGGCCATGAGGTGTGGCTGATCAACCGTAATGCGGAGCAGGTCGACGCCATGAACAGCCGCGGGCTGATCCTGCGCGACGACGGTGCCGACCGCGCCGTGCAGGTGCATGCCGCCACCACCGCCCAGGGCGTGAACATGGACACGGGCGCCGTGGACCTGGTGATCGTGCTGGTCAAGTCCTTCCATACGCGCCAGGCCATGGAAGCGGCGACCTCTTTGCTCGGGCCGGACACCGCCGTGCTGTCGCTGCAAAACGGCCTCGGGCATGAAGGCATTCTGGCGGAGATCGTGGGCCGCGAACGCGTGCTCGCCGGCAAGACCTATGTGGGCGGCACGCAGCTGGCCGCTGGCCATGTCATCGTCGGCACCCGCGGCAAAGACACCCACATTGGCGAGCTGGACGGCCGCATCACCGGGCGCGTGCAGCGCATTGCCGACACCTTCAACCGTGCCGGGCTGGACACCACCGTCAGTGACAACATCATGGGCACGATCTGGGACAAGCTGCTGATCAACGTGGCGACCGGTGCACTCACCGGCATCACGCGCCTGACGTATGGCCAGCTGTACCGGCAACCCGAGCTCGAGGCCTGTGGCGTGGCGGCCGTGGCCGAGGCCATGACGGTGGCAGAAGCCAGCGGCATCCGCCTCAGCATCACCGACCCGCGCGATGCCTGGCTCAAGGCCGGTGCCGGCCTGCCGGATGAATTCAAGACCTCGATGCTGCAGAGCCTGGAAAAGGGCTCGGTCACCGAGATCGATTTTGTCAACGGCTCGGTGGTGCGCTGGGGCGCCAAATGCGGCGTGCCCACGCCGGTCAACCAGGCGCTGGTGGCCTGCATCAAGGGCATTGAGCTGGGCTTGCCCGGTTCATCGTCGCACTAA
- a CDS encoding VOC family protein, which produces MAYSNQAYVEHVAVRVRDIQWYINFFYEVLGMDVREIDGPVDAPNQYWTIGGMQLMSTPGFEAPPSNDAGWLAHLGIMVADLDGALNAAQRWGVKELPQGRNWLQLPDGLAIELIQARGNSVAEALAVNPRA; this is translated from the coding sequence ATGGCATATTCGAACCAGGCATATGTCGAGCATGTCGCGGTGCGCGTCAGGGACATCCAGTGGTACATCAACTTCTTCTACGAAGTGTTGGGCATGGATGTGCGCGAGATCGACGGCCCCGTCGACGCACCGAACCAGTACTGGACGATAGGCGGCATGCAGCTGATGAGCACGCCCGGCTTCGAGGCGCCGCCCTCCAACGACGCGGGCTGGCTGGCGCATCTAGGCATCATGGTGGCCGACCTCGACGGCGCGCTGAATGCGGCTCAACGCTGGGGCGTGAAAGAACTGCCGCAGGGCCGCAACTGGCTGCAGCTGCCCGATGGCCTGGCGATCGAGCTGATCCAGGCCCGCGGCAACAGCGTGGCCGAGGCCCTTGCGGTGAACCCGAGAGCATGA
- a CDS encoding CaiB/BaiF CoA transferase family protein has translation MTEPSPTQPAQALPLAGIRVIDYSHFLAGPHMSRCLSAMGAEVIKVERPVAGDAGRASPTIVQGQSGYFMQQNTGKQGLCINLRDPRGLDMMHKLTDSADVFVENYRPGALNKLGLGYEELSGRNPKLVYCSVSAYGHTGPDSHRPGFGLIAEAKSGAMSLIGVPGEPPPLFRMPIADMYAGMHGVSAICAALFGRVNSGRGQHIDIALYDCMISMHDFAAQSYLMSGGKELPVQTGHDLPQSTVYGAFSANDGYLVIAAQMTDTWKSLARLIGGEDYAADTRLHDQAGRNANREAILARVTTWTKAHSVQACCAALDAAGVPAAPVQTIDQVLSDPQTIARGMVVEQDHPVLGKIRLPNLPFRFSECDTSLSYPAPLLGQHNREIAASVGFSSVEIDAMERDGVLYSESQT, from the coding sequence ATGACTGAACCATCACCCACCCAACCCGCGCAAGCGCTGCCGCTGGCAGGCATACGCGTCATCGACTACAGCCACTTTCTGGCCGGCCCGCACATGTCGCGTTGCCTGAGCGCGATGGGTGCCGAGGTCATCAAGGTCGAGCGGCCCGTGGCGGGCGATGCCGGGCGTGCCAGCCCGACCATCGTCCAGGGGCAGAGCGGCTACTTCATGCAGCAGAACACGGGCAAGCAGGGCCTGTGCATCAACCTGCGTGACCCGCGCGGCCTGGACATGATGCACAAGCTCACCGACAGCGCCGACGTGTTTGTCGAGAACTACCGCCCCGGTGCATTGAACAAACTGGGCTTGGGGTATGAAGAGCTTTCCGGGCGCAACCCCAAACTCGTCTATTGCTCGGTCTCGGCCTATGGGCACACAGGGCCAGACTCTCACCGACCCGGCTTCGGTTTGATCGCCGAAGCCAAGAGCGGCGCCATGTCGCTGATCGGTGTGCCGGGCGAGCCGCCGCCGCTGTTTCGCATGCCGATCGCCGACATGTATGCCGGCATGCATGGTGTGTCGGCGATTTGCGCCGCGCTGTTTGGCCGCGTGAACAGCGGCCGCGGGCAGCACATTGACATTGCCCTGTACGACTGCATGATCTCCATGCACGACTTCGCCGCCCAGAGTTATTTGATGAGCGGCGGCAAGGAGTTGCCGGTGCAGACCGGCCACGACCTGCCGCAGAGCACGGTGTATGGCGCGTTTTCCGCCAACGATGGTTATCTGGTGATTGCTGCGCAGATGACAGACACCTGGAAGAGCCTGGCCCGGCTGATAGGCGGCGAGGACTATGCGGCGGACACCCGCCTGCACGACCAGGCCGGGCGCAATGCCAACCGCGAGGCCATCCTGGCCAGGGTGACAACCTGGACGAAGGCCCATTCGGTTCAGGCCTGTTGCGCGGCGCTGGACGCTGCCGGTGTTCCGGCCGCGCCCGTGCAAACCATTGACCAGGTGCTCAGCGACCCGCAAACCATTGCGCGGGGCATGGTGGTGGAGCAAGATCACCCGGTGCTGGGCAAGATCAGGCTGCCCAATCTGCCCTTTCGCTTCTCCGAATGCGACACCTCGCTCAGCTATCCGGCGCCACTGCTGGGTCAGCACAATCGCGAGATCGCGGCGAGCGTGGGCTTCAGTTCGGTCGAGATCGACGCCATGGAACGCGACGGCGTTCTGTATTCGGAGTCACAAACATGA
- a CDS encoding SMP-30/gluconolactonase/LRE family protein: MWNLSFTPPELIEARVLTRLPDVLRRPQRSDWSDANKPGHIVDCFLEGPSFDRAGNLYVTDIPHGRIFRIDPALEWQLVAEYDGWPNGTALHADGSLWIADYRCGLLRLDPSTGQVSTVLGHRNSESFKGVNDLTFDAQGHCYFTDQGQSGLHDPTGRVYRLRDNGQLDLLLNNAPSPNGIALSPDGRVLFVAVTRGNAVWRAPLLPDGSLSKMGAFQTFFGTSGPDGMAVDVEGRLVVAHASLGGAFVLNARGEVTHFVRSPTGSTVTNLAYRPGTHQIVMTESATGTLLMADLPASGAPLYSG, translated from the coding sequence ATGTGGAACTTGTCCTTCACGCCTCCCGAACTCATTGAAGCCCGCGTGCTGACGCGCCTGCCCGACGTGCTGCGCCGGCCGCAACGCAGCGACTGGTCCGATGCCAACAAGCCCGGCCACATCGTTGACTGCTTTCTCGAAGGCCCGTCCTTCGATCGCGCCGGCAACCTGTATGTGACCGACATTCCGCATGGCCGCATCTTTCGTATCGATCCCGCGCTGGAGTGGCAGTTGGTCGCCGAGTACGACGGTTGGCCCAATGGCACCGCGCTGCATGCAGACGGCTCGCTGTGGATTGCCGATTACCGCTGCGGCCTGCTGCGGCTGGATCCGTCCACCGGGCAGGTCAGCACCGTGCTGGGCCACCGCAACAGCGAGTCCTTCAAGGGCGTGAATGATCTGACCTTCGACGCGCAGGGTCACTGCTACTTCACCGATCAGGGGCAGAGCGGACTGCATGACCCCACTGGGCGCGTCTACCGGCTGCGCGACAACGGCCAGCTCGACCTGCTGTTGAACAATGCGCCCAGCCCCAACGGAATTGCCTTGAGCCCTGATGGCCGGGTCTTGTTTGTCGCCGTGACACGCGGCAACGCGGTGTGGCGCGCCCCGCTGCTGCCCGACGGTTCCCTGTCGAAAATGGGGGCGTTCCAGACTTTCTTTGGCACCAGCGGTCCGGACGGGATGGCGGTCGATGTCGAGGGACGGCTGGTCGTGGCGCATGCCAGCCTGGGCGGCGCCTTTGTGCTTAACGCCCGCGGCGAGGTCACCCATTTCGTGCGCAGCCCGACCGGCAGCACGGTGACCAATCTGGCCTATCGCCCCGGGACCCACCAGATCGTGATGACCGAGTCGGCCACCGGCACGCTGCTGATGGCGGATTTGCCGGCGTCGGGAGCGCCTTTGTATTCAGGGTGA
- a CDS encoding IclR family transcriptional regulator — protein MPRKAHTESLADSHAAPGGAAAVDRALTLLCAFQQGDTALSLAELASRTQLYKSTALRLLASLEHARLIQKLEDGRYGLGSEVARLNAIYAASFSLDRVVLPVMRALVAATRESAAYHVAQGDARLCLYRVDSPHPIRDHIKAGDVLPLDRGTGGRVLMAFGPRRTTGLSAKDKNLHARIREQGYFSAMGDRLAGVAGISAPVFKADGSLAAALTLTMPTERYDERHVQKVLEAARKLSGQV, from the coding sequence ATGCCCCGCAAAGCCCACACCGAATCCCTGGCCGACAGCCATGCCGCGCCCGGTGGCGCCGCGGCGGTAGACCGCGCGCTGACCCTGCTGTGCGCTTTTCAGCAGGGCGATACCGCCTTGAGCCTGGCCGAACTGGCCAGCCGCACCCAGCTCTACAAGAGCACGGCGCTGCGTTTGTTGGCCTCGCTGGAACACGCGCGGCTGATTCAAAAACTGGAGGACGGCCGCTACGGGCTGGGCAGCGAGGTGGCGCGGCTCAATGCGATTTACGCCGCCTCCTTTTCACTGGATCGCGTGGTGCTGCCCGTGATGCGGGCGCTGGTGGCGGCCACCCGCGAGAGCGCCGCCTACCATGTGGCGCAGGGCGATGCGCGGCTGTGCCTGTACCGGGTGGATTCACCCCACCCGATCCGCGACCACATCAAGGCCGGTGACGTGCTGCCGCTGGACCGCGGCACGGGCGGCCGGGTGCTGATGGCCTTTGGCCCCCGGCGCACCACCGGCCTCAGCGCCAAAGACAAAAACCTCCATGCCCGCATCCGGGAGCAGGGTTACTTCTCGGCCATGGGCGACCGCCTGGCCGGCGTGGCCGGCATTTCGGCGCCGGTGTTCAAGGCCGACGGCAGCCTGGCGGCAGCCTTGACGCTGACCATGCCGACAGAGCGCTATGACGAACGCCACGTTCAGAAGGTGCTGGAGGCCGCCCGCAAGCTGAGCGGCCAGGTTTGA
- a CDS encoding MaoC family dehydratase, giving the protein MPKPDIQFSTPEKYWDDAKIGDECTSPTYTVTAERIDAYAELTGDFTPVHVDEEYANASHFGCRVAHGLMGLSVADGLKTQCEYRFLPGMSLGWTWDFVLPIKINDVLQVRFRVESMRPSKSKPGWGIVVLPAELINQHGQVVQKGEHRLMVPRRPGAAAS; this is encoded by the coding sequence ATGCCAAAACCCGACATCCAGTTCAGCACCCCGGAAAAATACTGGGACGACGCCAAGATCGGTGACGAATGCACCAGCCCGACCTACACCGTCACCGCCGAGCGCATCGACGCCTATGCCGAACTCACCGGCGACTTCACGCCCGTGCATGTGGACGAGGAGTACGCCAACGCTTCGCACTTTGGCTGCCGCGTGGCGCACGGCCTGATGGGCCTGTCGGTCGCCGACGGCCTGAAGACGCAGTGCGAGTACCGCTTTCTGCCCGGCATGTCGCTGGGCTGGACCTGGGACTTTGTGCTGCCGATCAAGATCAACGACGTGCTGCAGGTGCGGTTTCGGGTCGAGAGCATGCGCCCCTCCAAAAGCAAGCCTGGCTGGGGCATCGTGGTGCTGCCGGCCGAGCTGATCAACCAGCACGGCCAGGTGGTGCAAAAGGGCGAACACCGGCTGATGGTGCCGCGCCGGCCCGGCGCAGCGGCTTCCTGA
- a CDS encoding LysR family transcriptional regulator, whose translation MSKDLELLDIRLLRLLDQLYATHSVTRAAEALGQSQPTVSIWLARLRKQLNDPLFVRTAEGMLPTPRTDALMGTVREVLAGLKRLSESGTAFDPATVQRRFSICMTDASHITLLPRLLAHVRALAPGVALEASRIDTNLAHALQAGEAHLAVGFLPWLDAGFYQQTLYAQDWICLANAQHPRVIDETRANWNLAVYQAEAHIGISSGTGYQLLDNTVASQRITRQIRLELPGFLGLSAILSTSDLIATLPRHIGETLAHAAGLRVLPCPFEIPGFTVKQYWHARYHHDAACRWLRGVCAELFMKNA comes from the coding sequence ATGAGCAAAGATCTCGAACTTCTGGACATCAGGCTGCTGCGGTTGCTGGACCAGCTGTATGCCACCCACAGCGTCACGCGTGCCGCCGAAGCGCTGGGGCAAAGCCAGCCCACGGTCAGCATCTGGCTGGCCCGGCTGCGCAAGCAGCTGAACGACCCGCTGTTTGTGCGCACGGCCGAAGGCATGCTGCCGACGCCGCGCACCGATGCGCTGATGGGCACAGTGCGCGAGGTGCTGGCCGGCTTGAAGCGGCTGTCCGAGTCGGGCACCGCATTTGACCCGGCCACGGTGCAGCGGCGCTTCTCCATCTGCATGACGGACGCCAGCCACATCACCCTGTTGCCGCGGCTGCTGGCGCATGTGCGGGCACTCGCACCCGGTGTGGCGCTGGAGGCGAGTCGTATTGATACCAACCTGGCGCACGCCCTGCAGGCGGGCGAGGCCCACCTGGCCGTGGGGTTTCTGCCCTGGCTGGACGCCGGCTTTTACCAGCAGACCCTGTACGCGCAGGACTGGATTTGCCTGGCCAATGCACAGCATCCGCGTGTCATCGACGAAACCCGGGCGAACTGGAACCTCGCGGTGTATCAGGCCGAAGCGCACATCGGCATCAGTTCCGGCACGGGCTACCAGCTGCTCGACAACACCGTGGCGTCACAGCGCATCACACGCCAGATACGGCTGGAGCTGCCCGGTTTTCTGGGCCTGTCGGCCATTCTCTCGACCAGCGACCTGATCGCCACCCTGCCCCGCCACATCGGCGAAACCCTGGCCCACGCCGCCGGACTGCGCGTGCTGCCCTGTCCGTTCGAGATTCCGGGCTTCACCGTCAAGCAATACTGGCATGCCCGGTACCACCACGACGCAGCCTGCCGCTGGCTGCGCGGCGTCTGCGCCGAATTGTTCATGAAAAATGCCTGA
- a CDS encoding CaiB/BaiF CoA transferase family protein: MVMGPTCGLLLGDLGAEVIKVEPVEGDSTRRLLGSGAGFFPTFNRNKKSIALDLKTPEGVEAALRLIATADIVSENFKPGTMKKLGLDYETLKQRHPRLIYVSHKGFLPGPYEHRTALDEVVQMMGGLAYMTGRSGDPLRAGTSVNDIMGGMFGAIGAMAALRQRERTGLGTEVQSALFENNVFLVGQHMMQFAATGHAAAPMPSRISAWAVYDVFTVKDGEQIFLAAVSDKQWAIFCKAFGLDELLVDPRLKTNNDRVRAREWMMPILRSHLAERSAAELRAVFEANELPFAPIVRPEELFGDPHLNATGGLAPVRMNDGSQSKVPLMPFTLGGKRPGIRLQPPLLGEHSRELLLELGYGEDAIQAFQNSAESIAQSNR, encoded by the coding sequence ATGGTGATGGGCCCGACCTGCGGCCTGCTGCTGGGCGACCTGGGCGCCGAGGTCATCAAGGTGGAGCCGGTCGAGGGCGACAGCACGCGCCGCCTGCTGGGCTCGGGCGCCGGATTTTTCCCGACCTTCAACCGCAACAAGAAAAGCATTGCGCTCGACCTGAAGACGCCCGAAGGCGTGGAGGCCGCGCTGCGCCTGATTGCCACGGCAGACATCGTCAGCGAGAACTTCAAACCCGGCACCATGAAGAAGCTGGGTCTGGACTACGAGACGCTGAAGCAGCGCCACCCGCGCCTGATCTATGTCAGTCACAAGGGTTTTTTGCCCGGGCCTTACGAGCATCGCACCGCCCTGGATGAAGTGGTGCAGATGATGGGCGGGCTGGCCTACATGACGGGCCGCAGCGGCGACCCCCTGCGCGCAGGCACCAGCGTCAACGACATCATGGGCGGCATGTTTGGCGCCATAGGGGCGATGGCCGCCTTGCGCCAGCGCGAACGCACCGGGCTGGGCACGGAGGTGCAGTCGGCCTTGTTTGAAAACAATGTGTTCCTGGTGGGCCAGCACATGATGCAGTTCGCCGCCACCGGCCATGCCGCCGCGCCCATGCCCAGCCGCATTTCGGCGTGGGCGGTGTACGACGTGTTCACCGTGAAAGACGGCGAACAGATTTTTCTGGCGGCCGTCAGCGACAAGCAATGGGCGATTTTCTGCAAGGCCTTTGGGCTGGACGAGCTGCTGGTCGACCCGCGCCTCAAAACCAACAACGACCGCGTGCGCGCCCGGGAGTGGATGATGCCCATCCTGCGCTCGCACCTGGCCGAGCGCAGCGCGGCTGAACTCCGCGCGGTGTTTGAAGCCAACGAATTGCCTTTTGCACCCATCGTGCGGCCTGAAGAGCTTTTTGGGGATCCGCACCTGAACGCGACCGGTGGCCTGGCGCCCGTCCGGATGAACGACGGCAGCCAGTCCAAAGTGCCGCTGATGCCCTTCACGCTGGGCGGCAAACGGCCCGGTATCCGGCTGCAGCCGCCGCTGCTGGGCGAGCACAGCCGCGAATTGCTGCTGGAGCTGGGCTATGGCGAAGACGCCATCCAGGCTTTCCAGAATTCCGCCGAAAGCATCGCTCAAAGCAACCGTTAA